The Vigna unguiculata cultivar IT97K-499-35 chromosome 11, ASM411807v1, whole genome shotgun sequence genomic sequence GTTATACAACATAGTAAAAGTCTTTTATCTTCTGCCATCattttgatgaaaaagaaatacgAGTCATCGAGAGTTTGTACAAATTACAGGCCTCTCAATGTAGTGACTATCAAATGTAGTTTCCCTATTTTGACGATGGATGAATTAATTGATGACTTGTTTGGagcttctttattttctaaattggaTTTGAGGTCGGGATaccatcaaattttgttaattagaTTTCTGTATTGGATATTGATGCTTCAGGAAGTGGAGTGGGTGATGTCCTTAGTTAAAACAAACATCCTATTACATATTTCTCTAAGAAGCTATACTTGAGAATGCATTAGTCAGCATATGTTCGCGAGTTTTATGTTATAATAAAGGTTTTGGCTAAATTCAGACATCACCTATTGGGTCATAAGTTCACAATTAAAACATACCAGAAAAGTCTTGAGAAACTCTTAGAACAAAAACTGCAAACACTAAAGCAACAATAGTGGCTTCCTAAGTTTTTGGGATATGAATTTACAATCCAATATACATAAGCGAAAGAAGATATACTTGTTGATGCTTTATCTAAGAGTTTTATGATGGTTGTTTCTACTCCTGTGCATTATTGGGTTAATAAGGTGATAATTTTGAATCAAAGTGTTCCTCAATTATCCAAAATCTATCAAAATCGCTTACAAGAACAACATTCTTCTTCTGATTATAGTATACATAATGGATTACTCTTGTTGAAAGGCAAATATGTTTTACCTCAAGATCATGCATCAATTCAATAGATTATGAAAGAATTTCATAGCTCGAAAATTGGTCGGCATTCGAGAGTTAATATAACAATAACCAAAATCGCAACTCAAATTTATTGGAAGCATGAGAAGTGATATTAGCAAGTTTGTGAGAGAATGTGCAATTTGTCAACAAGCCAAGGCTGCTCATGTGTTGCCAATAGGATTATTGTAGCCTCTTCCCATTCCTCAACAAATATGGGAAGATATAGTCATGGATTTTATTGTGCAATTATCTCATTCCTAAGGATTTTCCACCATTTTTAAAGTAGTGGATTCACAGTCTAATTTTGGATACTTCATTTCCATGAAGTCTAAATGTAATAGTAAGGTTGTAGTTGAAGCTTTCATTACTAACAttgaaaatatatgataatgtGTCACAATTTGTTTTATACATAGACATtacatgaataaaataaaattataacctTCTTCATGGTAATGCAAATTTGTGTACAAGGACTAAATTTAtggaaaactatgaaaaaatattacatcattCATCCACAACCGAATATCCTGCCtcaaatcaaaatgaaaagaaaaaagtaaataagaCAAAGACAAAGTCTTGTTTAATTGTTCATGTTTCAATCTGGTCCTCATTATGATTGAGAAAACTCTAGCAACGATGTAGAAATGCATGAAACATCTATTACTTtattgaaaaacacaaaaaagaaatgttTATAGATACTCTAATAGAAGTGATACATGTCTTGCAAGTGTAAGAGCAACATAAATTAATCAGAGAATCTCACGCAATTAAATGTACCTTGGTTGTGAGATGAAGAATATCACAAATGTGATTAAGTGGAACTTGTATAAAAGGTATGCAAATCCCAACATTTCCAAAAAGATGTCAAGATTGTACAAGACAAGTCAATAAATTATCTACTTCTTGAAACATTATGTTTTACAACCTAACAAATCTACAAAAAAGAGGTTGACTTATAGACATAGACAATGGTTATACAAATCACACGTTTTTGTGATCGAAAATATCCCCAAGAACTTCAGAAATCACATATTtctaaagaaagaagaagggaataaaaaaaaaaacttgttgcaaataacATAAGAACTATTACAATTATGATTCATTCAAGAGTCAAATtaatttctcatattttatatgttattaagATTAATCAAGATTTGTTAATTGTTAGAGAAATATTATAAAGTGTCTTTTGAAAACAAACTTTCTAtgattaaaaattcaaataatctaaaagtatttaaagttcacataaaagaaaaatgtatcgCTTTAGATTTAATGAAAGAAGAATTAACTAATTAACTAAtaagatataaaagaaagatcaatataaaaaaaatatgaatatctCTTGAATCTTGaagaaatatgattaaaaaaataagaaaaatggaTGAAAAGTCACATTCTaacatcataatatttcaatatttcttCCATGTGATATgcaatagaaaaaaaacaaaatacggggttgatagataaaatatataataaaaaatgtaaaattcaaTGAAGACGAGATTTCatgggaaaagaaaaataaataaataaaggaaatcaataatgaagaatcaaatataaattcaaatacatacatatatatatatatatatatatgtataaataaagataagaaagaacgttgaaaatatttgtttaatacctctttatttaaattaatttataagaaatctttcaaatttttaaaatatcataattatttattatttatatttagaaaattaagatttaaaagtattataaatatttactattctatcatattataatataatatatatatatatatatatatatatatatatatatatatatatatgacataaataaaagaaaatgataaccTCTTCTATGTATGTCTGTTATATTTCcaaaaccccaaatcccaacaATTTATAATGTTGTTTTTATCATTTTGACATTAAACATCAACATTCAATATCGAtagtcttatttttttaatctaactttttaataatgaaaGTATAACAGTGGCAAGacatcatcattatcatcacCATCCTGTGTCTCTGCAAAAGCAATTCCATATTTTGGTGTAAAACATTCCACACACTATACACAATCCATGCGACTCATAATACAAAGCCATTTCCACTACACATCACAACAACAAAGATTCAATCACTCCTACCCTTTATGAAAATCAAGGTTGTTTTAATTCTTCAAAGATCTATGTCATTATTGAAATCAATAATTACACTTTCTTTCACCCTCAAtacataatagaaaaaaatccTACACACCCCAATAAAATTAACTTCAACTGTTATTATCATGTTAAAATTGATgaccctttttttttcatcatgttGCATGTGTGTGTTCACCACAGCCTGAAAAAAGAGACCAAAATCAATATTCAAAACTTCAtatgaaaaacaagaaagagggTTCAAATGAATTCTGCAAAGTTGATACCCATGTCCTGCCATCATCCAAGTAACAAACTGTGGAAAAGTGAACTTGAAAAGGGCTTGAGCCACATGAATTCCAGGGTGCTTTATCTgcatatttgttatattattcTGAAGATCAAAAGGTCAAGTGTCAcaacatttttgttttggtgaGTAGATAGAATTGGAGATTTTACACATTTAAATGGACAAAACTTTATATGCAGTTCTTTAGATGCTTTTTGCTGCTATTCTCTTATTCAATGGTGAATACAGACGTTtttcagaaagaaaaatattttcacagaagaaaaatatttcaagcTTTTACCAAGTACATAATCTCATGAGTCTTAACTTTTGCCTCTGTTTAGGACTGTTTTTTCTGTTTTGAAATGTTACATTTTTGTGTCAGTGagtatattataagaaaaagtgtATATAGTAGAAGatgaaatgataaaataagttcCAAATTGTTCTCTATTACATCTTTTTACATTCTTTAAGAAAATTGTCCTATGAGGGcaaaaacaaattatcaaaCAGGTTGGAGTGGAAAAACTTGTCTTGTGGGAACAATTGCCTGCATAAGTCACTATGAGCTTTAATGGAAACGTTCCTGTATGAGCTATCAAGTTGAAACTTTGATTCTACTTTGAGAACAATATTGAAAGAACATAAGAAACTGCAtctaaattttgtctcaattaaATTCTGCAGGGATGAAGATGAAGAGAGGACATACTGAAAGGGgccaaaatttaaattcaatgtAGGGTTGATAGTTGACTAGCATTTTTGATGCCATTCTGCTAGCTGTGTGTAGCACCCTTACTCTTGGAATTCTTTTCTTCTCATATCTAACAAAAGATGAAGTCACAAAAGTTCAACCAAATTATCAGCATACCAGTTTCAGGGTCATGAATTAAGGTGACAACACATTTAGGAGTTGTAAGAGAATGTGATGCTTTTCACATTCAGATGGTATCAAAAGGGAGAATCATTTTCtgtttaaaataacaaatgacATACCAAAGAGGAAAACAAAAGAGAATACAAATATGATACCTTCTAAGGGCTGAGATAACTTCAGACTCATCAGGGTCATGTTCAGAAATCTTGTCAAGCTCAAGTATCAATTGGTAAGAGTCCTGAAAATGTATTACAACAGAAGAAGGGAAATTAAGAGAATACATTTCACACCTTTGATTCTTGTTTTATTCCTGAAGAGGTTAGCTACTTAGGTATAGCTATAGTTTTATAGAGGAATGAAACTGAAAATAAGGCacattaataaacaaaatgaagATTTTAGTTATAACGTATATATTATACATGAagcactatatatatatatattaatgctGCCAGAATTGTGTATTCTGAAGGAAATGCATTTCATTTTGGATGTTGAATGTTGCAGATGACCAACCTCTATTGCCATGCAACCCCCTTGACCAAGATTTGGTTGCATTGGATGAGCTGCATCACCCAACAAAGTCACTCTATCAATTCCCCAAGTGTTTATCATGTCTCTGTCATATATATCCCTCTGCAGAATCATATTCTCTGGTGTTTCTGATATGAGTGCAATCACTTCATTGCACCAATTACCAAAGAGATCCAAAATCCTCTTCTTCTTACCTGCTGAAACTTGGACAAATGAActtgtttcaaattttcaacCACCATAGCAATTGATACACACAGCACAAATCCAGATTCTCTGCTGAGATTTTGGTATTTGTTTCTCTATTGAGACCTCAAAATACACTGAtgttgatatataaaaaaaactttgaatatattttaaaacattaaaatcagTATCCATCACTATATTCTGAAAACTTGACAGATAGACAACAGAAATCCAATTTCCATACAACACAAGGTAAACATACCTTCTGGGAAAGGGACATTTGAAGGGGGTTCCCCGTGGAAAGCATACCATTGCATCTTTCCATGGCCAACATCTGAAGCAACAAAGTACTGGTTCATGCCCAAGAACACCCGATACCTTCAATTAATCACCAAATCAGAAACTTCAAACAGTAGAATAGCTTATTAACCTTGTCCTAACATGTTATTTGGGAATGAAGTACCTACCCAATTGTATCAATATATGGTGGTACATAACTTGTTAATCCACTATAGCATGTGAAACCTGAGTAATTTGCTTCTTGGCGCCCAAAGAGTTTCGAACGAACCTgagaaaacaaaacataatagaTTGAATGgaaaaagcaagaaaaacaaGGAACTGGCTTGAAAACAAAACTGGAAGAGAAGGGTGGTATAATTTACTTCTGACCATATTCCATCTGCTCCTATTAAGATATCACCATCATGTTGCTCACCATTTTCAAGGATCACTCTAACCTGATGTGAGTGGAAAAAACGTCAAAAATCAGAAAAACACTAACACAAGTCTTGTGCAATCAGAAATTAGTTGTTCAGAGAAACTCAAACCTTGCTAGGTTCCTGAATAAAATCCACAACTTTAGATTTGTTTCTTAGTATGTTTGGACCAACTGCATTCACTAATATATCTTGCAGTGTCATCCTACATATGACTAGGGTAAGAGGAAGCCTTTTCCTTGAAGCAGGAGTCAAAAGATCAAACTCACCGAACCTgaaatggaaaaaagaaaaagaaaagagagtgacaataaaacaaaatttgtatattaaaCCACCTAAAACCTTCTGAGATGGTCATAAGCAATGTATAGAAAATAAAACTGCAATAATCTAAGATCTCACAGAAGACTTTTTCAAGTACAAGCCTTCAGAAGGCCAAGTTAACATAGTAACTAACATAATTAGCATGCCACAGTACAGTGGTTTCTTTCAACCATATTCAAACACATACTGACTAAAATGAAAATGCTAGCAACACAATCTTTTGAATACAAGTTTTATTACTGACCAAAACTTATTGGAAATCACAAGGTTTTGTGGATTGGATTTTACTTCTTATGTAATGAGTCTCTCCCATGATTCCTAGTTTCCAATAATTTTTAACCAATTGCAGATGGAGAGTGTATTTCTAGTACTCCTAAATTTAAATAGTGTCTGATATATGACAGAACTTAGACAGAGTTCTTCAGGATCTTCTTCTGGCATTATTCTCCTGTTAGAATTGGAGTTTCACATAGGTAATCAGAGTAATCTTTTAGTGCATGCACACctttataacaaaaatttcTGAGATGAAATGAAACTCCAATTTTAATCAAagaacaatacaaaaaaaacaGTCAAAAAACAGTATCTATGCTTTGTCCTATACTATATAGCATATACCATGTTGTCTTATTGAAGTTTCATGTTGTGCTTCAAAGAACAGCAATCAGAGAGAAGAACATGAAGAAACATAAGAAATTACCACTCTCCAGATAGACCATCAGCAAGGCCATTAGTCCTATTGGCAG encodes the following:
- the LOC114170043 gene encoding zeaxanthin epoxidase, chloroplastic-like isoform X1 — encoded protein: MASVQILCACTSSSQVQHQGSIRYRYGYPSEKMNEKRCSVRVEGGNGMVLSSSEEEKRKLRVLVAGGGIGGLVLALAAKHKGYAVKVFEKDLSAVRGEGRHRGPIQLLSSALAVLEAIDQSVAWQIMEAGCVTANRTNGLADGLSGEWFGEFDLLTPASRKRLPLTLVICRMTLQDILVNAVGPNILRNKSKVVDFIQEPSKVRVILENGEQHDGDILIGADGIWSEVRSKLFGRQEANYSGFTCYSGLTSYVPPYIDTIGYRVFLGMNQYFVASDVGHGKMQWYAFHGEPPSNVPFPEVSAGKKKRILDLFGNWCNEVIALISETPENMILQRDIYDRDMINTWGIDRVTLLGDAAHPMQPNLGQGGCMAIEDSYQLILELDKISEHDPDESEVISALRRYEKKRIPRVRVLHTASRMASKMLVNYQPYIEFKFWPLSNNITNMQIKHPGIHVAQALFKFTFPQFVTWMMAGHGLW
- the LOC114170043 gene encoding zeaxanthin epoxidase, chloroplastic-like isoform X4: MASVQILCACTSSSQVQHQGSIRYRYGYPSEKMNEKRCSVRVEGGNGMVLSSSEEEKRKLRVLVAGGGIGGLVLALAAKHKGYAVKVFEKDLSAVRGEGRHRGPIQLLSSALAVLEAIDQSVAWQIMEAGCVTANRTNGLADGLSGEWFGEFDLLTPASRKRLPLTLVICRMTLQDILVNAVGPNILRNKSKVVDFIQEPSKVRVILENGEQHDGDILIGADGIWSEVRSKLFGRQEANYSGFTCYSGLTSYVPPYIDTIGYRVFLGMNQYFVASDVGHGKMQWYAFHGEPPSNVPFPEVSAGKKKRILDLFGNWCNEVIALISETPENMILQRDIYDRDMINTWGIDRVTLLGDAAHPMQPNLGQGGCMAIEDSYQLILELDKISEHDPDESEVISALRRYEKKRIPRVRVLHTASRMASKMLVNYQPYIEFKFWPLSIKHPGIHVAQALFKFTFPQFVTWMMAGHGLW
- the LOC114170043 gene encoding zeaxanthin epoxidase, chloroplastic-like isoform X2 — encoded protein: MASVQILCACTSSSQVQHQGSIRYRYGYPSEKMNEKRCSVRVEGGNGMVLSSSEEEKRKLRVLVAGGGIGGLVLALAAKHKGYAVKVFEKDLSAVRGEGRHRGPIQLLSSALAVLEAIDQSVAWQIMEAGCVTANRTNGLADGLSGEWFGEFDLLTPASRKRLPLTLVICRMTLQDILVNAVGPNILRNKSKVVDFIQEPSKVRVILENGEQHDGDILIGADGIWSEVRSKLFGRQEANYSGFTCYSGLTSYVPPYIDTIGYRVFLGMNQYFVASDVGHGKMQWYAFHGEPPSNVPFPEAGKKKRILDLFGNWCNEVIALISETPENMILQRDIYDRDMINTWGIDRVTLLGDAAHPMQPNLGQGGCMAIEDSYQLILELDKISEHDPDESEVISALRRYEKKRIPRVRVLHTASRMASKMLVNYQPYIEFKFWPLSNNITNMQIKHPGIHVAQALFKFTFPQFVTWMMAGHGLW
- the LOC114170043 gene encoding zeaxanthin epoxidase, chloroplastic-like isoform X3, whose translation is MASVQILCACTSSSQVQHQGSIRYRYGYPSEKMNEKRCSVRVEGGNGMVLSSSEEEKRKLRVLVAGGGIGGLVLALAAKHKGYAVKVFEKDLSAVRGEGRHRGPIQLLSSALAVLEAIDQSVAWQIMEAGCVTANRTNGLADGLSGEWFGEFDLLTPASRKRLPLTLVICRMTLQDILVNAVGPNILRNKSKVVDFIQEPSKVRVILENGEQHDGDILIGADGIWSEVRSKLFGRQEANYSGFTCYSGLTSYVPPYIDTIGYRVFLGMNQYFVASDVGHGKMQWYAFHGEPPSNVPFPEGKKKRILDLFGNWCNEVIALISETPENMILQRDIYDRDMINTWGIDRVTLLGDAAHPMQPNLGQGGCMAIEDSYQLILELDKISEHDPDESEVISALRRYEKKRIPRVRVLHTASRMASKMLVNYQPYIEFKFWPLSNNITNMQIKHPGIHVAQALFKFTFPQFVTWMMAGHGLW